Within the Halarcobacter mediterraneus genome, the region TTCAGTAATTAAAAGTTTTGCTAAGTTGATTCTAATTTGATAACCACCAGAAAAAGATAGTGGATCTTTTTGTAAGTCTTCATGACTAAACCCAAGACCAAAAAGTATCTTCTCAACTTTATAAATAGAGTACTTATCATCTTCAGCTAAAGCCAAAGCTGTTTCATCTACTAATGTCTTTTCACTAAATTCCAAATGTTGTTTTAAAGCACCTATTTTATAGTTTTTAGGAATTAAGATTTCCCCATCATCAGCTTGCTCTTCACCTAAAATAAGTTTAAAAAGTGTTGACTTACCTGTACCGTTTCTTCCTACAAGCCCAACTCTTTGACCTTGTCCTAATATTAAATTTAAATCTGTAAATAGTGTCTTTTCACCAAAATGTTTTGAAAGATTTTTTAGTTGTATCATAATGCTCTTTATATTTTTTGTTTTAAAAAGTGATTGTACAGTAAAGTCAATTATAGATTACTCAAAGAAATATTTACCAGCTTTCATCAAAACTTTTATTATTGGAAATATCTTTTGTAAGTTCAGTAAGTCCTGTTTTTTCTAATACTTTATTTACTTTTACAGGCCAAGTTTTTCTATAGTTAAAAGAGTTCTTCTTTCCACCAACATGATTTATAAACTCTTTATTTAGCTTTTTTGTAAAAAGTATCTCTTTCCCATGTTTTTTAACTTGCTCATCTAAAAAGGCTCTTGCACAACTAAAAGCTTTAAACCTATTGTTGTAACTTATCCAAAGAGTGCAAAACTCCTTTATATTTTGTAGGTTTGCTTTTATCTTTGCTTGTTTATTGTAATCAAAATAATCTAGGTTTGTAGTAGTTCCTGCAATTCCTTTAGGTCTATAATCTTTTTTTAGACTCTTTGGTCTTTGTTTCCAAAAGAGTTCTTCTTTTTTATAACTTTTTATCTCTTTTGTATTATATATTACTTTATAAGGGTTTTTAGTATTAGGTAAATATAAAGAAGGAAGAGCAATATCATTCTTATTTGCTCCAAGGCTTAGAATATTTCCAGAAATAGAAGCTACATAACCTCTTCCATACCCAGATTCAACACTTGCTATTGCTAATATAGCTGCTGGTGGCATATTGTATTTTAAAGCTATGTCAACGGTTTCTTTTACTAAAGAAGAGTAAAATTTCTTTACATGAGTATATTTTCTATATGAAAAATTCTTGTCATATGAAAATAAACAGTTTGTAAGTATAAGTACTAATAAAATTTGTTTCATATTTTATTGTAACATAATATTAAAAAGTATTACAATTTATAAATAATTTATTTATAAACATAAACTAATATTAAGTTAATTAATATTACAATTCTTAATATTAGATTAATAAAGGATTAGTATGTTTATTAACTCTTCCACTAACATAATAAACTCTTTTAAAGAGATATTACCTTTGCCTGAACCACAAGAACTTGACCAAGAAACAGTAGATAAAATAAATTCTTCTATTGCAAATATTGAAAATGATAGAAAAGAGTATCAACCAACAAAAGAACAATTAGAAGAAAATCCTTGGTTAAAAAATGCTGTAAATGGCATAAGAAAAGTTTCAGACATAATTGAAGATTTCAAAAATGGTAAAGATGGTTCAGGAGATTTTACTATAACATCTTATTCTCAAGATAGCTTTGATGTACATGAGGATAATATAAGAACTCATTACTATAATATATATGCACAAGCAGACTATACTACATCACACTTAGCATATGATGATGAAAACTTCACAAGAGAAGGTCAAACAAGAGTTAGTAAAATTGCTTTTCATGCTAGTTATTATGAAAAAAGTGTAAATGAACAAAAAGAGCTTCAATTAAATTTTACACTTGAAAAAGATACAGAAAGTGTAGATTTTAATAAATTATATGAGAGATTAAAAACTAACAAAAGTTTTGAAAAAAGCTTTATAGCTAATATTGAAAGTCATTTATACAAAGGGGATAGTTCAAAATTAATTAAGCAATTGGAAAAAGTATTAGAACTTGATGATTCTACTTTAAAATATAGAGATTCTAAAAATTCAACACTTTTAGATATTTTTGTATAATAATTTCCTTAATTTTTTTTAATTTAAAATATATTATAAAGGTAACTAGAAAAGAATCAAAAGGTAAAGCTAAATGGAAAAATCTCATAAAATAATTTATGGCATTTATATATTGATTTGGATTATCCTAGCAATAAATCCTAAATATCCAGAAGATTGGTTTTTAGAAAATATATTAGTATTTCTATTTTTTCCATTTGTTCTTTGGAGTGATATAAAATATAAATACACACTTTTAAGTATCATTTTTCTTTTAATATTTGCAAGCTTACACTCACTAGGTGCTCACTTTACTTATGCCGAAATGAAATACTTTAATTTCGTATCAGAACTTTTTGGATTTGAAAGAAATCATTTTGATAGATTAGTACATTTTCTTTTTGGATTACTTATTTTTAGAATTTTATTTGAAATAGTCCTTGTTTATTCAAGTAGTTTTAGAAGTGCCCTATTTTTTACTTTTTCTTTAGTTGTTTGTATTGCTACAATTTATGAATTAGTTGAATGGTTTGCTGCTATTACTTTCTATCCTGAATTAGGAATGGCTTTCTTAGGAACTCAAGGAGATATTTGGGATGCACATAAAGATACATTTTTAGCTTGTATTGGTGCTTTGATAAATATTATATTTTATAGAAGTTATAAAAAACTATGGATTTTAAAGAGATAAAAACCCTACCTTCAAAAAGAAGATAGGCTTTATTTTAAATAGTTAAAAAGACTTAAACTATTTTTTCTTTACAGCTTTTTTGTTTGGTAAGTCAGTAATACTTCCATGGAAGATTTCTGCACACATACCAACAGATTCATGTAAAGTAGGATGTGCATGAATTGTTAATCCAATATCTTCAGCATCACAATCCATTTCAAGAGCTAATGAAATTTCACCAAGTAATTCACCTGCGTTTTCACCAACTAAAGAACCACCGATTAACTGCTCTGTATCTTTATCAAAGATTAGTTTTGTCATACCTGTTTCAGATACATCTGAAGCTAATGCTCTACCTGAGGCAGACCAAGGGAATGATGCAACTTCATAGTTGATTCCAGCTTCTTTTGCTTCAATTTCACTCATACCAGCAGTTGCAATTTCTGGGAATGTATATGCAATACCAGGAATTTGTTTAGGTTCAAAGAACACTTTGTGACCTGCAATAACTTCTGCTGCAACATGACCTTCATGTACTGCTTTATGAGCAAGCATTGGTTGACCGATAATATCACCAATAGCATAAATATGAGGAACATTTGTTCTCATTTGATTATCAACTGCAATGAATCCTTTCTCATCAACTTCAACACCAGTATTTTCTAAGCCTAGGTTTAATCCATTTGGAGTTCTTCCCATAGCTACTAATACTGCATCATAAGTTTGAGGTTCTGCAGGTGCATTTTCACCTTTAAACTCTACATAGATACCTTCTTGTTTAGGAATAATAGCTTGAGTTTGAGTTTTAAACATAAAGTTAAACTTCTTCTCATTTGCTTTTGTATATACCTTAACGATATCTTTATCAGTACCTGTCATAACTTGAGGACCTCTAACTACTACATCAATCTGTGAACCTAATCTTTGATATACTGTAGCCATTTCAAGACCAATAATTCCACCACCCATTACAAGTAGTCTTTTTGGAACTTCTTTTACTTCAAGTGCATTTGTAGAATCCCAAATTCTTGGATCTTCATGGGGAATGAATCCCATTTTAGAAGATTGAGAACCAGCTGCAACAATACAATTATCAAAAGAAACTTTAGTTTGCTCACCTTCTTTATCTGTATGATCAACAATTACTGTGTTTTTGTCTATAAACTTTGCAACACCTTGAACAACAGTTACTTTTCTCATTTTAGCCATAGCAGATAGACCATCAGTAAGTTTTTTAACAACTCCTGATTTATATGCTGCTACACTTGGTAAATCAATTTCTGGTTTAGAAAACTTTATTCCAGCATGTTCAATATGAGCTGCTTCATCAATAACTTTAGCAACATGAAGTAATGCTTTTGAAGGAATACAACCAACATTTAAACAAACTCCACCTAAAGTTGGATGTCTTTCTACTAAAACAGTATCTAAACCTAAGTCAGCACATCTAAATGCAGCAGAATAACCACCAGGACCAGCTCCAACTACAAGAACTTGACCTTTTATTTCTTTTGCATTAGCATTTACTTCAACATTTGTAGGTTCTTTTTTAGAAGGAGTACTTGAAGCAACAGCTGGTGCTGGTACTTCTTTAGCCTCTTCTTTTGCAGGTTCACTATCTGCTTCACCTTGAACTTCTACACGTGCAATTATATCACCAGAGTTTACTTTATCACCAACTTTTACAAGAATTTCTTTAATAACTCCTGCTTGGGTTGTTGGAACGTCCATTGAAGCTTTTTCAGTCTCTAAAGTGATAAGTCCATCTTCTACTTCAACTTCATCACCAACTTCAACCATAACTTCGATTAAGTCTACGTCTTTATCTGCACCTAAATCAGGAATATGAATATCAACTATTTTACCCATCATTACTCCTTATAGACTTAATAGTCTGATGTCACTTAAAAGCTTAGATAATGTAGTAGTAAATCTAGCACCGTCAGCTCCATCAATTACTTTGTGATCATAAGATAACGATAATGGTAACATTAATCTTGGCACAAAGTTTTCTCCATCCCACACTGGTTTCATTTCAGATTTAGATAATCCTAAAATTGCAACTTCAGGAGCATTAATAATTGGAGTAAATTTAGTTCCTCCAATTCCACCTAAAGATGAAATTGTAAATGAAGCACCCTGCATATCATCAGATTTAAGTTTTCCTTCTCTTGCTCTGCTTGATACATCAGCCATTTCAAGAGCAATCTCTTTGAAACCTTTTTTATTAACATCTTTAATTACAGGAACTACAAGACCATTTGGAGTATCTACTGCAATTGCGATATTGAAGTATTTTTTCATAATTAAGCTTTGACCATCTGTGCTTAATGATGAATTAAATTTAGGATGAATTTCAAGTGCTTTAGCTACTGCTTTTACTACAAATACTAGTGGAGATAATTTAAATCCATCAGCAATTGCATTTTGAGCTTTTCTAAACTCTTCCATTTCTGTAATATCTGCTTCATCAAATTGAGTAACGTGAGGCATTGAAACCCAGTTTCTATGTAATGATGGACCAGAAATTTTCTGAATTCTACTAAGCTCAACAGTTTCAGTTTCACCAAATTGTGAGAAGTCAATCTCTTTAAGCTCAGGGAAGTTGAATCCAAGACCAGTTCCAGTTCCTGCAGCTGCTACTGCTGGTTTAGATAATTGCTCTTTTACATAAGCTTTAATATCATCTTTAAGGATTCTTCCTTTTCTACCAGTTCCTTTTACAAAACCTAAATCAACACCAAACTCTCTAGCTACTTTTCTAACAGAAGGAGAAGCATAGATTTTCTTAGCTTTTTGGGTTAATACAGATGTAGCTTCAGGAGAACTAACTGCTGCAACTTCTTGAACTGTAGTTACTTTCTTTGGCTCTTCTTTTTTAACTGGTGTTTCTTCTTTTTTAGCTGGAGTTGGAACTTTTGATTCCATAACTACAGTTTTAACCATTTTTGCAATTAAATCACCAGAATTTACTTTCATTCCAGCTTCTACAAATAATTCAATAATTTCTCCTGCAAATGGAGCTGGTACATCCATAGAAGCTTTTTCAGTTTCTAAAGTAATAAGACCATCTTCAAATTCTACAGTATCTCCAACTGAAACCATTACATCAATTAAATCAACATCTTTATCTGCTCCTAAATCAGGAACATGAACTTCTTCAACAACTGAACAAACAGTTTGTTCATTTACAAAATGACAAGAAACTTGTGCACCTGCAGCACTAATAGCTTGTAATTCAGCTTCTGCTGCTTCTAGTCCCATTGCTTCAGAAGAACTTGCTGCTGGAGCTGATTCTTCTTTTTTTGGTTCTTCTTTTGCAGATTCAGCTACTACAGGTTCTTCAGTTTTATCTTCTGCGGCACCCTCTTCTTCAATTTCAACTCTAGCAATTAAATCCCCAGAGTTTACTTTATCTCCAACTTTTACAAGAATTTCTTTAATAACACCTGCATGAGTTGTAGGAACGTCCATAGAAGCTTTTTCAGTCTCTAAAGTAATAAGACCATCTTCAACTTCTACAGTATCTCCAACTTCAACCATAACTTCGATTAAATCAACGTCTTTATCTGCTCCTAAATCAGGAATAAAAATATCTACTAAAGTACTCATCTTTTACTCCTTACGCTTTTACTGGGTTGATTTTATTTACATCAATATTATATTTCTTAATAGCTTCATTAACAACTGATTTTTCAATTTTACCTAGCTTAGCTAATTGTGCTAATGTTGTAAATACAATAAAGTTAGTATCAACTTCAAAGAATGTTCTTAAGTTAGCTCTTGAATCTGATCTACCAAATCCATCAGTTCCTAATGCTTTAAATGATCCTTTTACAAATGGAGCAATTTGCTCAGAATAAGACTTCATATAATCAGTTGCAGAAATAATAATATTTTCATCATCACTTCCAAGAAC harbors:
- a CDS encoding lysozyme family protein, whose product is MKQILLVLILTNCLFSYDKNFSYRKYTHVKKFYSSLVKETVDIALKYNMPPAAILAIASVESGYGRGYVASISGNILSLGANKNDIALPSLYLPNTKNPYKVIYNTKEIKSYKKEELFWKQRPKSLKKDYRPKGIAGTTTNLDYFDYNKQAKIKANLQNIKEFCTLWISYNNRFKAFSCARAFLDEQVKKHGKEILFTKKLNKEFINHVGGKKNSFNYRKTWPVKVNKVLEKTGLTELTKDISNNKSFDESW
- a CDS encoding DUF2238 domain-containing protein, encoding MEKSHKIIYGIYILIWIILAINPKYPEDWFLENILVFLFFPFVLWSDIKYKYTLLSIIFLLIFASLHSLGAHFTYAEMKYFNFVSELFGFERNHFDRLVHFLFGLLIFRILFEIVLVYSSSFRSALFFTFSLVVCIATIYELVEWFAAITFYPELGMAFLGTQGDIWDAHKDTFLACIGALINIIFYRSYKKLWILKR
- the lpdA gene encoding dihydrolipoyl dehydrogenase; amino-acid sequence: MGKIVDIHIPDLGADKDVDLIEVMVEVGDEVEVEDGLITLETEKASMDVPTTQAGVIKEILVKVGDKVNSGDIIARVEVQGEADSEPAKEEAKEVPAPAVASSTPSKKEPTNVEVNANAKEIKGQVLVVGAGPGGYSAAFRCADLGLDTVLVERHPTLGGVCLNVGCIPSKALLHVAKVIDEAAHIEHAGIKFSKPEIDLPSVAAYKSGVVKKLTDGLSAMAKMRKVTVVQGVAKFIDKNTVIVDHTDKEGEQTKVSFDNCIVAAGSQSSKMGFIPHEDPRIWDSTNALEVKEVPKRLLVMGGGIIGLEMATVYQRLGSQIDVVVRGPQVMTGTDKDIVKVYTKANEKKFNFMFKTQTQAIIPKQEGIYVEFKGENAPAEPQTYDAVLVAMGRTPNGLNLGLENTGVEVDEKGFIAVDNQMRTNVPHIYAIGDIIGQPMLAHKAVHEGHVAAEVIAGHKVFFEPKQIPGIAYTFPEIATAGMSEIEAKEAGINYEVASFPWSASGRALASDVSETGMTKLIFDKDTEQLIGGSLVGENAGELLGEISLALEMDCDAEDIGLTIHAHPTLHESVGMCAEIFHGSITDLPNKKAVKKK
- the aceF gene encoding dihydrolipoyllysine-residue acetyltransferase, which produces MSTLVDIFIPDLGADKDVDLIEVMVEVGDTVEVEDGLITLETEKASMDVPTTHAGVIKEILVKVGDKVNSGDLIARVEIEEEGAAEDKTEEPVVAESAKEEPKKEESAPAASSSEAMGLEAAEAELQAISAAGAQVSCHFVNEQTVCSVVEEVHVPDLGADKDVDLIDVMVSVGDTVEFEDGLITLETEKASMDVPAPFAGEIIELFVEAGMKVNSGDLIAKMVKTVVMESKVPTPAKKEETPVKKEEPKKVTTVQEVAAVSSPEATSVLTQKAKKIYASPSVRKVAREFGVDLGFVKGTGRKGRILKDDIKAYVKEQLSKPAVAAAGTGTGLGFNFPELKEIDFSQFGETETVELSRIQKISGPSLHRNWVSMPHVTQFDEADITEMEEFRKAQNAIADGFKLSPLVFVVKAVAKALEIHPKFNSSLSTDGQSLIMKKYFNIAIAVDTPNGLVVPVIKDVNKKGFKEIALEMADVSSRAREGKLKSDDMQGASFTISSLGGIGGTKFTPIINAPEVAILGLSKSEMKPVWDGENFVPRLMLPLSLSYDHKVIDGADGARFTTTLSKLLSDIRLLSL